One region of Vulgatibacter sp. genomic DNA includes:
- a CDS encoding molybdenum cofactor guanylyltransferase, whose translation MSVRPVAGLFVGGGSTRMGGAPKGLLVAPGGGTILGRLVRICTEAKLEPVLVGRNEAVEAAFPALQALDDRPGGIGPIGGLAALLHHAGDEAFLLACDLPAIEAALIHRLRAHAPGAAVVAPRDPEGRWQPFFSRWRAGVMRDPVDAAIAGGERSMQRLLSAHAAELPLSGEAWRKLRDWDTPGDVAAG comes from the coding sequence GTGTCCGTTAGGCCGGTCGCCGGACTCTTCGTCGGCGGCGGCTCCACACGCATGGGCGGCGCGCCGAAGGGGCTGCTCGTTGCACCCGGGGGCGGAACGATCCTCGGGCGGCTCGTGCGGATCTGCACGGAGGCCAAGCTCGAGCCGGTGCTGGTCGGTCGCAACGAGGCGGTGGAGGCGGCGTTTCCCGCCCTGCAGGCCCTCGACGATCGACCGGGCGGGATCGGGCCGATCGGCGGCCTCGCTGCCCTGCTCCACCACGCAGGCGACGAGGCTTTTCTGCTCGCGTGTGATCTGCCGGCGATCGAGGCAGCGCTGATCCACCGGCTTCGCGCGCACGCGCCCGGCGCAGCCGTGGTGGCGCCGCGCGATCCGGAAGGCCGCTGGCAGCCCTTCTTCTCGCGCTGGCGGGCAGGCGTGATGCGCGACCCTGTCGACGCAGCGATCGCCGGCGGTGAGCGCTCGATGCAGCGGCTCCTCTCGGCCCACGCCGCGGAGCTGCCGCTCTCGGGCGAGGCGTGGCGCAAACTCCGCGACTGGGACACGCCGGGCGACGTCGCCGCCGGCTGA
- a CDS encoding OPT family oligopeptide transporter, giving the protein MTTGKRTEAEQLEEKTPVEGIAAPGLAAVPQVATPVRELTFRAIASGMVIGSALSLCNIYSGLKIGWGFNMSITAALLAFGFFGLTRKATGAPQFGILENNINQTAASSAASISSAGLVAPIPALTMLTGETLSYPLLAIWCFSVCLVGITVAVGLRKQMIEVDKLPFPSGIASAQTLNEMYAKGKEAMTRVKTLVGSGILAAVLKVVESLVAIPKLAMPGAVSLASGAKASLYNLTFALEPSLLMIGVGGIIGFRAGASLLLGAVVGWGWLATVVIDNGWAKSGAADAMWSGPLLQWLLWPGVAMMVTASLTSFAFSWRSIWNGIRGAGKVKDAGAEKKDTGEVSRTWFLGGLAVALVASVLLQVVLFDIAVFVAALGVLLTFGLAVVAGRVSGETSITPVGAMGKVTQLMFGVIAPGQPAANLMSANVTGGAASQCADLLHDMKCGHILGATARLQAAAQLLGALGGAVVGSAAYLVLIPDPKNQLLTEEWPAPAAAAWKAVAEVFMKGIEAMPQGVVPAMAIAGAAGIVLAILEKVLPKGIRTWVPSPASLGLAFVIPAYYSIAMFLGGAISLVLGRVAPSWTARFLVIIASGLIAGESLAGVGVALQKMLFP; this is encoded by the coding sequence GTGACGACTGGCAAGCGGACGGAAGCAGAGCAGCTCGAGGAGAAGACCCCGGTCGAAGGGATCGCCGCGCCCGGTTTGGCGGCGGTCCCGCAGGTGGCCACGCCGGTGCGGGAGCTCACCTTCCGCGCCATCGCCAGTGGCATGGTGATCGGCTCGGCGCTCTCGCTGTGCAACATCTACAGCGGCCTCAAGATCGGCTGGGGCTTCAACATGTCGATCACCGCGGCGCTGCTCGCCTTCGGTTTCTTCGGCCTCACCCGCAAGGCCACCGGCGCGCCGCAGTTCGGGATCCTCGAGAACAACATCAACCAGACCGCGGCCTCCTCGGCTGCGTCGATCTCCTCCGCGGGCCTGGTCGCGCCGATCCCGGCGCTCACCATGCTCACCGGCGAGACGCTCTCCTATCCGCTGCTGGCGATCTGGTGCTTCTCGGTCTGCCTCGTCGGCATCACCGTGGCGGTGGGCCTGCGCAAGCAGATGATCGAGGTGGACAAGCTCCCCTTCCCCAGCGGCATCGCCTCGGCGCAGACGCTCAACGAGATGTACGCCAAGGGCAAGGAGGCGATGACCCGCGTCAAGACGCTGGTGGGCTCGGGCATCCTCGCCGCGGTGCTCAAGGTGGTGGAGAGCCTCGTCGCCATCCCCAAGCTGGCGATGCCCGGCGCGGTGTCGCTGGCGAGCGGCGCCAAGGCGAGCCTCTACAATCTCACCTTCGCCCTCGAGCCGTCGCTGCTGATGATCGGCGTCGGCGGCATCATCGGCTTCCGCGCCGGCGCCTCGCTGCTGTTGGGCGCGGTGGTGGGCTGGGGCTGGCTCGCCACCGTGGTCATCGACAACGGCTGGGCGAAGTCGGGCGCCGCGGACGCGATGTGGTCCGGGCCGCTCCTCCAGTGGCTGCTCTGGCCCGGCGTGGCGATGATGGTCACCGCCTCGCTCACCTCGTTCGCCTTCTCCTGGCGCTCGATCTGGAACGGCATCCGCGGCGCGGGGAAGGTGAAGGACGCCGGCGCCGAGAAGAAGGACACCGGCGAGGTGAGCCGCACCTGGTTCCTCGGCGGCCTCGCCGTGGCGCTGGTCGCCTCGGTTCTCCTCCAGGTCGTGCTCTTCGACATCGCAGTCTTCGTGGCGGCGCTCGGTGTGCTCCTCACCTTCGGCCTCGCCGTGGTGGCGGGCCGCGTCTCCGGCGAGACCTCGATCACGCCGGTGGGCGCGATGGGCAAGGTCACCCAGCTGATGTTCGGCGTGATCGCCCCCGGCCAGCCCGCTGCGAACCTCATGTCCGCGAACGTCACCGGCGGCGCCGCGAGCCAGTGCGCCGACCTGCTCCACGACATGAAGTGCGGCCACATCCTCGGCGCCACCGCCAGGCTCCAGGCTGCGGCGCAGCTCCTCGGCGCCCTCGGCGGCGCGGTGGTGGGCTCCGCCGCCTACCTGGTCCTCATCCCCGATCCGAAGAACCAGCTCCTCACCGAGGAGTGGCCGGCGCCCGCAGCGGCTGCGTGGAAGGCGGTGGCCGAGGTCTTCATGAAGGGGATCGAGGCGATGCCCCAGGGCGTGGTGCCCGCCATGGCGATCGCAGGCGCGGCGGGCATCGTGCTCGCCATCCTCGAGAAGGTGCTGCCCAAGGGGATCCGCACCTGGGTGCCCAGCCCCGCGAGCCTCGGCCTCGCCTTCGTCATCCCGGCCTACTACTCCATCGCGATGTTCCTCGGCGGCGCGATCTCGCTGGTGCTCGGCCGCGTGGCGCCCTCGTGGACGGCGCGCTTCCTCGTGATCATCGCCTCGGGCCTCATCGCCGGCGAGTCGCTGGCGGGTGTGGGTGTGGCGCTGCAGAAGATGCTCTTCCCGTAA
- a CDS encoding DUF4215 domain-containing protein, translating to MKRIAILLGLTASLLVTACWEERRQPPATATGGAGGGGAGGGGGTGGSSAGGAGGTGGSGGAGGAGGALAYCGDGVVEGAEACDGADLAGETCASLDFEGGSLGCSEACEYDTSACTSTEECDSGRDEDGDGLVDCDDPDCATTASCPHCGDGRVNQQSEECDGSDNDGRCSQFGYSLGYVGCTDTCTFDTSMCGDPEICGSGEDEDRDGRVDCEDSDCSMLPECPHCGNGVVQQGEACDGALLQSCVDLGFDGGSLACSSSCEFDTSACRYATCGDGFQDGEEDCDDGNLVLGDGCDDNCFIEGDHCGSPWALVLDPVTGEWAVDGTTTGRLFDYGATCAETTGVPDSVVSFTAPADGRYYVEVEAAWDVVFFGWRGACGGTDALRCMNEEGAGGGEGIEVELDAGESAYFAITGLATLPEGVPSVGDFRVTAKQVHCNDGVIEGWEQCDDGNVVAGDGCSPVCRWEGDNCSDAVDMQLLAEEEPGVRVWRGSTRRFWPDFSGSCASTAARDGVARFEAPSTGEYSFWLAGNFDASLFIWDGACGQTAPELACSNLYNTVPRDRLNAQEYIYLQMVAGQVVYLVVDGHSAVDDEWGWFALAAAPAICGDGVHEMLEQCDDGNLLDGDGCSSTCLFEGVRELEPNDSLASAHALEVNQIGRGSLPFLPAVNVDMWSFPAAQGVTYDVWTRNRFDGSCLFEADTHIRLLDTTGALLAENDDISVDDLCSRVSWTAPTDGTVYIEVTTNSPIRTWNGLIVNDTALGYLISADAR from the coding sequence GTGAAGCGCATCGCCATTCTTCTGGGCCTGACCGCCTCGCTCCTCGTCACCGCTTGCTGGGAGGAACGCCGTCAGCCCCCGGCGACCGCAACCGGCGGAGCTGGCGGAGGTGGTGCAGGGGGCGGCGGAGGCACGGGAGGCAGCTCCGCTGGCGGTGCCGGCGGCACGGGCGGTTCGGGTGGGGCTGGCGGCGCAGGCGGTGCCCTCGCTTACTGCGGCGACGGGGTGGTCGAAGGCGCCGAAGCGTGCGACGGCGCCGACCTCGCAGGCGAGACCTGCGCATCGCTGGACTTCGAGGGTGGCAGCCTGGGCTGCTCCGAGGCGTGCGAGTACGACACGAGCGCCTGCACGAGCACCGAGGAATGCGATTCGGGCCGCGATGAGGACGGCGATGGGCTCGTCGATTGCGACGACCCGGACTGCGCGACGACCGCTTCTTGCCCGCACTGCGGTGATGGCCGCGTCAACCAGCAGAGCGAGGAGTGCGACGGCTCGGACAACGACGGACGCTGCTCACAGTTCGGATACTCGCTCGGCTACGTCGGCTGCACCGACACATGCACCTTCGACACGAGTATGTGCGGCGACCCGGAGATCTGCGGATCGGGAGAGGACGAGGATCGCGACGGCCGGGTGGATTGTGAGGACTCCGACTGCTCGATGCTCCCCGAATGCCCGCACTGCGGCAACGGCGTCGTGCAGCAGGGAGAGGCCTGCGACGGGGCATTGCTGCAGTCGTGTGTCGACCTCGGCTTCGACGGAGGCTCGCTCGCCTGCAGCTCCTCTTGCGAGTTCGACACGAGCGCCTGTCGCTATGCCACCTGCGGGGACGGCTTCCAGGACGGCGAGGAGGACTGCGACGACGGCAACCTCGTGTTGGGCGATGGGTGCGACGACAACTGCTTCATCGAGGGGGACCACTGCGGCAGCCCCTGGGCACTCGTTCTCGATCCGGTGACGGGTGAGTGGGCGGTGGACGGCACGACGACGGGACGGCTCTTCGACTACGGCGCCACCTGCGCGGAGACGACCGGCGTCCCCGATTCCGTCGTCTCGTTCACCGCGCCTGCCGACGGCCGCTACTACGTCGAGGTGGAGGCCGCCTGGGACGTGGTCTTCTTCGGCTGGCGGGGCGCTTGCGGCGGCACCGACGCGCTGCGCTGCATGAACGAGGAGGGCGCCGGCGGAGGGGAGGGCATCGAGGTGGAGCTCGATGCGGGCGAGTCCGCCTACTTCGCGATCACCGGCCTGGCGACGCTACCGGAAGGTGTGCCGAGCGTCGGCGACTTCCGGGTCACCGCCAAGCAGGTCCATTGCAACGACGGGGTGATCGAAGGCTGGGAGCAGTGCGACGACGGGAACGTCGTCGCGGGTGACGGCTGCAGCCCGGTGTGCCGGTGGGAGGGGGACAACTGCAGCGATGCGGTCGACATGCAGCTCCTTGCCGAGGAGGAACCCGGTGTCAGGGTTTGGCGAGGCAGTACTCGTCGATTCTGGCCGGACTTCTCGGGGAGCTGCGCTTCGACGGCAGCACGTGATGGGGTCGCACGTTTCGAAGCGCCTTCGACGGGCGAGTACAGTTTCTGGCTGGCCGGCAACTTTGATGCGTCTCTCTTCATTTGGGACGGCGCGTGTGGCCAGACCGCTCCCGAGCTGGCATGCAGCAACTTGTACAACACCGTTCCGCGCGACCGACTCAACGCGCAGGAATATATCTACCTCCAGATGGTGGCAGGCCAGGTCGTCTACCTTGTCGTCGACGGGCATTCGGCGGTCGATGACGAATGGGGCTGGTTCGCGCTTGCTGCCGCCCCCGCGATCTGTGGCGACGGCGTGCATGAGATGCTGGAGCAGTGCGATGACGGCAACCTGCTCGACGGCGACGGCTGCTCGTCTACCTGCTTGTTCGAGGGGGTGCGAGAGCTGGAACCCAATGACTCGCTTGCGTCCGCCCATGCGTTGGAGGTGAACCAGATCGGTCGTGGTTCGCTCCCTTTCCTGCCCGCGGTCAACGTCGACATGTGGAGTTTCCCGGCGGCGCAAGGTGTCACCTACGACGTCTGGACCCGCAACCGGTTCGATGGCAGCTGCCTTTTCGAAGCCGACACGCACATCCGCCTCCTGGACACGACGGGCGCTCTTCTCGCTGAGAACGACGACATCTCGGTCGACGACCTCTGCTCACGTGTCAGCTGGACTGCCCCGACGGACGGCACGGTCTACATCGAGGTCACCACCAACTCTCCGATCCGCACCTGGAACGGCCTGATCGTGAACGACACGGCACTTGGCTACCTCATCTCCGCAGACGCGCGGTGA